In Carassius auratus strain Wakin chromosome 36, ASM336829v1, whole genome shotgun sequence, the following are encoded in one genomic region:
- the LOC113054998 gene encoding uncharacterized protein LOC113054998 isoform X2: MYKDIFNGSPISRVTMETQSEKKRAAYFTEAELEVLMHAYEEFKPIILKRSNPAASAKARELAWQKITDRVNACNPSGATRTLSQVKMKHKNILQKANRKKTEARLTGGGPPPPPLTPSEELALSLNKGRPVVAGIPGGSSSHILCTTSDGEKRVKYTDGRIVLLDSPERTQSVTVDEDDDDDEETTSAVTEVDNAGRSTEYIPRDLPTDEGPSASAHNLSREMKK, from the exons atgtataaagacattttcaatggATCGCCGATTTCACGAGTCACCATGGAAACTCAAAGCGAAAAAAAGAGAGCCGCGTATTTCACAGAGGCGGAGTTGGAAGTTTTAATGCATGCTTATGAGGAGTTTAagccaataatattaaaaagaagcAATCCAGCTGCATCGGCTAAAGCAAGAGAGTTGGCTTGGCAAAAAATAACGGACAGAGTAAATGC gTGTAATCCTTCTGGAGCCACAAGAACTTTAAGCCAagtcaaaatgaaacacaaaaacattctgcaaaaag CTAACAGAAAGAAGACTGAAGCCCGTCTAACTGGCGGGGGGCCACCACCACCTCCCCTCACCCCATCTGAGGAGCTGGCTCTGTCCCTTAATAAAGGGCGACCAGTGGTTGCTGGCATTCCAGGGGGCAGTTCATCACACATACTATGCACCACAAGTGATGGTGAAAAAAGGGTGAAAT ATACTGATGGACGGATTGTATTATTGGACTCTCCAGAAAGAACACAGTCTGTCACAGTT gatgaagatgatgatgacgatgaagagaCCACATCTGCTGTGACAGAAGTGGACAATGCTGGTAGATCCACTGAG TACATACCTAGGGATTTGCCCACAGATGAGGGTCCTTCAGCCTCAGCACACAATCTAAGCAGG gaaatgaagaaataa
- the LOC113054998 gene encoding uncharacterized protein LOC113054998 isoform X1 translates to MYKDIFNGSPISRVTMETQSEKKRAAYFTEAELEVLMHAYEEFKPIILKRSNPAASAKARELAWQKITDRVNACNPSGATRTLSQVKMKHKNILQKANRKKTEARLTGGGPPPPPLTPSEELALSLNKGRPVVAGIPGGSSSHILCTTSDGEKRVKYTDGRIVLLDSPERTQSVTVDEDDDDDEETTSAVTEVDNAGRSTEYIPRDLPTDEGPSASAHNLSRLPAKELYKVHLQKQIRKSDMEMDLIQLQMEEKRLLIKKAALEIELLENRLKEMKK, encoded by the exons atgtataaagacattttcaatggATCGCCGATTTCACGAGTCACCATGGAAACTCAAAGCGAAAAAAAGAGAGCCGCGTATTTCACAGAGGCGGAGTTGGAAGTTTTAATGCATGCTTATGAGGAGTTTAagccaataatattaaaaagaagcAATCCAGCTGCATCGGCTAAAGCAAGAGAGTTGGCTTGGCAAAAAATAACGGACAGAGTAAATGC gTGTAATCCTTCTGGAGCCACAAGAACTTTAAGCCAagtcaaaatgaaacacaaaaacattctgcaaaaag CTAACAGAAAGAAGACTGAAGCCCGTCTAACTGGCGGGGGGCCACCACCACCTCCCCTCACCCCATCTGAGGAGCTGGCTCTGTCCCTTAATAAAGGGCGACCAGTGGTTGCTGGCATTCCAGGGGGCAGTTCATCACACATACTATGCACCACAAGTGATGGTGAAAAAAGGGTGAAAT ATACTGATGGACGGATTGTATTATTGGACTCTCCAGAAAGAACACAGTCTGTCACAGTT gatgaagatgatgatgacgatgaagagaCCACATCTGCTGTGACAGAAGTGGACAATGCTGGTAGATCCACTGAG TACATACCTAGGGATTTGCCCACAGATGAGGGTCCTTCAGCCTCAGCACACAATCTAAGCAGG TTGCCAGCAAAGgagctgtataaggtccatcttcaaaaacaaataagaaaaagtgacatggagatggaccttatacagcttcaaatggaagagaaaaggctcctcattaaaaaagcagcacttGAAATAGAATTACTTGAGAATCGCCTTAAG gaaatgaagaaataa
- the LOC113054999 gene encoding EGF domain-specific O-linked N-acetylglucosamine transferase-like isoform X1, giving the protein MLLLVALCLVCTYKTISATDSGQDSSRTPQLDYSSLALPQQHIPFFLHSNKRLAKLCKEDPLCPFKDALLLQKACWGYEKSCSPEHRFSYPVCTSFDSGWADSIQAAQELFWKQADFGYVRERLSEMKTLCKPLSPGDSSLKCTSHMRFCRAINLYLYLRSPRRGHERYKEDFLEQGEIGGHCSLNSKALAAEGTHKSPLQSWFAELQMYSELDFHPMDDGHCDVIIDRPTIFMKLDAGVNMYHHFCDFVNLYISQHLNNSFSRDINIVMWDTSLYGYGDLFSETWRAFTDDDIIHLKTFDSKRVCFRDVVFSLLPRMRYGLFYNTPLISDCQSEGLFKAFSQHVLYRLGVPQEGPKEGRVRVTLLARSTEFRRIMNQQELINALKTVLLFEVKLVDYKYKEMPFLEQIRVTHNSDIFIGMHGAGLTHLLFLPDWAVIFELYNCQDESCYRDLARLRGVHYMTWQKRDKVFPQDKGHHPTLGEHPKFTNYTFDVEEFMRLVLLAAEYVTRHPAWRAKQARDEL; this is encoded by the exons ATGCTGCTGCTGGTAGCTCTGTGCCTGGTCTGCACTTATAAAACCATCTCCGCCACAGACAGCGGACAGGACAGCAGCCGCACACCACAGCTGGACTACAGCAGCCTGGCACTGCCTCAGCAGCATATTCCTTTCTTTCTTCACAGCAACAAACGACTGGCCAAACTATGCAAGGAGGACCCGCTTTGCCCTTTTAAA GATGCTCTGCTGCTCCAGAAAGCTTGCTGGGGGTATGAAAAGAGCTGCTCCCCTGAGCACAGGTTCAGCTATCCTGTGTGCACCAGTTTTGACTCGGGATG GGCAGACTCTATTCAGGCTGCCCAGGAACTGTTCTGGAAGCAGGCAGATTTTGGCTATGTGAGGGAGCGTCTCAGTGAGATGAAGACTTTGTGCAAGCCTTTGAGTCCT gGTGATTCCTCTCTGAAGTGCACCAGTCATATGCGGTTCTGTAGGGCCATAAACCTGTATCTGTACCTGAGGAGTCCCCGCAGAGGTCATGAGAG GTATAAAGAGGATTTCCTGGAACAGGGGGAGATCGGTGGTCACTGCAGCCTTAATAGTAAAGCACTAGCTGCAGAAGGGACGCACAAGAGTCCTCTTCAGTCTTG GTTTGCTGAACTGCAGATGTACTCAGAGCTTGACTTCCATCCCATGGATGACGGCCATTGTGATGTTATAATCGACAGACCAACCATCTTCATGAAGCTGGACGCAG GAGTGAACATGTACCATCATTTCTGTGACTTTGTCAACCTCTACATCTCTCAACACCTCAACAATTCCTTCAGCCGTGACATAAACATTGTCATGTGGGACACA agttTGTATGGATATGGAGACCTGTTCAGTGAAACATGGCGGGCTTTTACCGATGATGACATCATTCACCTCAAAACCTTTGACTCCAAAAGG GTGTGTTTCAGAGATGTGGTTTTCTCACTCCTTCCAAGAATGCGATACGGCCTTTTCTACAACACCCCTCTT ATCTCTGATTGCCAGAGCGAAGGGCTGTTCAAGGCATTTTCCCAGCATGTCCTGTATCGACTTGGTGTCCCACAAGAAGGGCCGAAG GAGGGCCGAGTCCGTGTCACACTTTTGGCAAGAAGCACTGAGTTCCGTAGGATAATGAACCAGCAGGAG cttaTCAATGCCCTGAAGACTGTGCTTTTATTCGAGGTCAAGCTGGTGGATTACAAATACAA AGAGATGCCGTTTCTGGAGCAGATCCGTGTCACACACAACTCTGATATCTTCATTGGGATGCATGGAGCCGGACTGACCCACCTCCTCTTTCTCCCCGACTGGGCCGTCATATTTGAATT GTACAACTGTCAAGATGAGAGCTGCTACCGTGATCTGGCCCGACTGAGGGGAGTCCATTACATGACTTGGCAGAAAAGGGACAAAGTGTTCCCCCAGGATAAG GGTCACCACCCTACTCTTGGGGAACATCCTAAGTTTACAAACTACACGTTTGATGTTGAGGAGTTCATGCGGTTAGTCCTTCTAGCGGCTGAATATGTGACCCGGCATCCGGCGTGGCGCGCAAAACAGGCTCGAGATGAACTGTAG
- the LOC113054999 gene encoding EGF domain-specific O-linked N-acetylglucosamine transferase-like isoform X2, with amino-acid sequence MLLLVALCLVCTYKTISATDSGQDSSRTPQLDYSSLALPQQHIPFFLHSNKRLAKLCKEDPLCPFKDALLLQKACWGYEKSCSPEHRFSYPVCTSFDSGWADSIQAAQELFWKQADFGYVRERLSEMKTLCKPLSPGDSSLKCTSHMRFCRAINLYLYLRSPRRGHERYKEDFLEQGEIGGHCSLNSKALAAEGTHKSPLQSWFAELQMYSELDFHPMDDGHCDVIIDRPTIFMKLDAGVNMYHHFCDFVNLYISQHLNNSFSRDINIVMWDTSLYGYGDLFSETWRAFTDDDIIHLKTFDSKRISDCQSEGLFKAFSQHVLYRLGVPQEGPKEGRVRVTLLARSTEFRRIMNQQELINALKTVLLFEVKLVDYKYKEMPFLEQIRVTHNSDIFIGMHGAGLTHLLFLPDWAVIFELYNCQDESCYRDLARLRGVHYMTWQKRDKVFPQDKGHHPTLGEHPKFTNYTFDVEEFMRLVLLAAEYVTRHPAWRAKQARDEL; translated from the exons ATGCTGCTGCTGGTAGCTCTGTGCCTGGTCTGCACTTATAAAACCATCTCCGCCACAGACAGCGGACAGGACAGCAGCCGCACACCACAGCTGGACTACAGCAGCCTGGCACTGCCTCAGCAGCATATTCCTTTCTTTCTTCACAGCAACAAACGACTGGCCAAACTATGCAAGGAGGACCCGCTTTGCCCTTTTAAA GATGCTCTGCTGCTCCAGAAAGCTTGCTGGGGGTATGAAAAGAGCTGCTCCCCTGAGCACAGGTTCAGCTATCCTGTGTGCACCAGTTTTGACTCGGGATG GGCAGACTCTATTCAGGCTGCCCAGGAACTGTTCTGGAAGCAGGCAGATTTTGGCTATGTGAGGGAGCGTCTCAGTGAGATGAAGACTTTGTGCAAGCCTTTGAGTCCT gGTGATTCCTCTCTGAAGTGCACCAGTCATATGCGGTTCTGTAGGGCCATAAACCTGTATCTGTACCTGAGGAGTCCCCGCAGAGGTCATGAGAG GTATAAAGAGGATTTCCTGGAACAGGGGGAGATCGGTGGTCACTGCAGCCTTAATAGTAAAGCACTAGCTGCAGAAGGGACGCACAAGAGTCCTCTTCAGTCTTG GTTTGCTGAACTGCAGATGTACTCAGAGCTTGACTTCCATCCCATGGATGACGGCCATTGTGATGTTATAATCGACAGACCAACCATCTTCATGAAGCTGGACGCAG GAGTGAACATGTACCATCATTTCTGTGACTTTGTCAACCTCTACATCTCTCAACACCTCAACAATTCCTTCAGCCGTGACATAAACATTGTCATGTGGGACACA agttTGTATGGATATGGAGACCTGTTCAGTGAAACATGGCGGGCTTTTACCGATGATGACATCATTCACCTCAAAACCTTTGACTCCAAAAGG ATCTCTGATTGCCAGAGCGAAGGGCTGTTCAAGGCATTTTCCCAGCATGTCCTGTATCGACTTGGTGTCCCACAAGAAGGGCCGAAG GAGGGCCGAGTCCGTGTCACACTTTTGGCAAGAAGCACTGAGTTCCGTAGGATAATGAACCAGCAGGAG cttaTCAATGCCCTGAAGACTGTGCTTTTATTCGAGGTCAAGCTGGTGGATTACAAATACAA AGAGATGCCGTTTCTGGAGCAGATCCGTGTCACACACAACTCTGATATCTTCATTGGGATGCATGGAGCCGGACTGACCCACCTCCTCTTTCTCCCCGACTGGGCCGTCATATTTGAATT GTACAACTGTCAAGATGAGAGCTGCTACCGTGATCTGGCCCGACTGAGGGGAGTCCATTACATGACTTGGCAGAAAAGGGACAAAGTGTTCCCCCAGGATAAG GGTCACCACCCTACTCTTGGGGAACATCCTAAGTTTACAAACTACACGTTTGATGTTGAGGAGTTCATGCGGTTAGTCCTTCTAGCGGCTGAATATGTGACCCGGCATCCGGCGTGGCGCGCAAAACAGGCTCGAGATGAACTGTAG